The region CACCTACTTCAAACCAGACCGTAAATCAGACAGGTGCACCGACTCCTGCAAGTAACGCCGAACCAACAAACACTTACGAACAAAGCACCCTCATTACTGAGCCAATACACCGACCGCCACAGGTAGTGCCACCACAGTTCCATGCAGCCTCGTCACAACCACTACCTCAGAATAATAAAAACAGCAAAGCTATTTTTATCGTCGTGGGGCTTATCATAGTCGCTGCACTTGCTATCGGTGCCTATTTTTTCCTTTTTAGCGGCAAAATAGCAGTGGGCGATTTAGTTCAAGAGACCCTCCAGCAGACCACATACAAGCGACCAAAGCAGTGGCATCCGGTAGGTACGGACGGAGCAGGCTGGGGAGATTTAAAGGCTGAAAACGGTAAATCATTGGCCTTCGTAGCCGTTAAAGAGTTGCAACAAACACCGCTTCCTGCTGGCGCATCTGATGCGATGTACGAGCAACTACGAACACAACTTGCGAGTCAAGCATCCGTCACTTCGATACAATCTACATTTCAAAAAGGCGTCGAATTCTGCACATCCGCTATGACATTTAAAGCTGAGCCGGACACGAGACAAACCAAAGCTACTATTGGTTTGTCTATTATGACGGGGTCGTGTAAAAGAAAAGATGGTGATTTTACTCTGAAAATTCGTATTGTTGCAGGTTTCTCCGATAGTCAGATTAGAGCAATCGCTCTTGGTGCAAGGAACGTAGACTGGGACAAAAATAGTGAAGCATTCCAGGCTATTCTAGATAGCGTGGGCCAAGTAAATAATTGATAGTACGGATCTCCTTAGCTGTAGATTCGGAAATATTTTTATATCGTATAATTTTTTAGACCCTCCCAGACTCGAACTAAAATAACAGAGGCGGCACAAAACAAAATGTTCCAGGAAATAAATCCTGAAGCATTTCGTATCTGTTGATAATTTTGGTAGGCCACACCAGGGAAAACTGGAACTGTGTTTTCGATGATTTAACGCTTTTATACGAGCGGCTAGAGGAGTTGGATACTGAAGGCAACCCTCCAGATTGAATTAGATATGTTATAATATATTTAATGACTAAAAAACAAATCACAATTCCAGCTACTGGATACTCAATACAATCCGACTGGCATGAGGGTATCGACAACAAAAATATTCTACTGACATTTGTCGGCTTTGGCTCAAGCAAAAAAAGTAATAGCGACTTTGTTGCAAAGGTTGTTTCTGACACCGGCATGAGCGCGCTTGTTGTTGACCTATCAGGTCATGGCGAAAGCCCATTTGACGTAAATGAGACAATGCCAGCACAACACGTGCTCGAAGCTACCAAAGCATACGACTGGATCAAGGCAAATTATCCAGAAAGTGCCGTTCACGTTATGGGCACGAGTTATGGTGGGTTCGTTGCATCGTACCTTAGTAGGTTCCGTGCGATTCACAAGCTTATTTTACGTACACCAGCAATTTATGAACCAAAAGATTTTTATACAGAACATCAATATATTGATAAAATCTTTGTCCGTGAGTACCGCCGGAACACCGAGGCTTTAAAGAAGCATCCGCTCTTTTTACAGAAGCCGCTGGCGACTATGTCAACGTTGCTTATTGTTCACGGAGAAGACAAAAGCGTACCCCACGAGACAACTGATGTGTATGAAGCTAATTTTGCAAACGAAACCTACGTTGCGAAAGGATTTGCTCATCCATTCCGTGATCCGTCTAACCCAGCAGAAGGCGTTGTTAAGTATTACGAGATTGTCGCAAACTGGCTCAATAAGTAGTTAGATAAATTTGTTACAATAGAACATTATTGCTTATATACATAATATGTGTTAATATTATCAAGTTGCCCATTGAGCTTATTTCAGTGGCGGAGTGGAAAAATCTGTCTGCATACCCCTCATCTAGGGAGAAAAAACAGTGACTCACACATGGGGTCAGTACAACGACTCTGATACAGAGCAAGGTCTCAACCAGTACGAAAGTGACGGGCTCCTGCTGCGCACACCGCACGACATCCAGGGCATGAACATGTCCGATCTCAGGGATGTCGCAAGGGAGTGCAGCGCACTGCTCGACAACACGTACAAGGGGAACTACCCGCAAAGTGCCAAAGACGTCAACGTACTGGCAACCAGTATGAGCAACGGCGAAACGCGCATGTTCGCGTTGCTGTCTGATGGGAAGATTATTGCCATCGCCAGCCTGGTTCACCGTCGCAATAGCATGCGCGGAAGCCTGAACTTCGTCGAGCTCAGCAAAGCCGCGAAGCTGCAAAGCGACGTAGCAAACACAGTCTCGGTGCGCCACCTATCGAAATACCGCCTACCTTGGGCCATGAGCAATTTGCCAGAAGTTGACTTCCTATACGGCTCTCCGCGAGCTGCATCGGAAGGCAAAGACGGCGCTCCCGGTGGAAGGCAGGCGCAAAGCGTATGGTGGGGCGGCCGACGACACGGCATCAACCTACCACTGCTTGCGACAAACGTTGGCTGGAACTTCCGCGTAGGCGGCATCGAACCCCTTACCGGGTTCGTTGTACCGACAAACGCAACGAAGTGGGCCATCGCTGTTGACAAACTACCGGTGTTTGTACCGAACGAAGCCGTGAAGCAAGCCATCTACACCCTCCTTGTCGAGGGAACGGATGGGTTCGTGACACCGCAACTTGTCGTCACTCCCGACGAACGACACGCTGTGCCGTTCACGCTTCGGGAGGCTCGACAGCCGTCTGCCGACATCGTGACTAAGTACTACGTCACGGAACAGGCCGAACACTTGACAGAACGATCGATGGTCGAGGTTGATGCGCATCTATACGATACCATCAGCCAAAAAGTAATCATCGAGAGTGATGTCGCAACTACGTCAAGGGGTGCGCAGATCATGCGCAGCCTGTTGGCGCAGGGATGGGCTTTCGCCGGATGGCAACCTTCCGAGGTTGTCTATGGCGGCATCTGCCCGATGCTTGCACGGGTTAATCCTCGTCAGCTCGGTGAGCTCATCCAGCCGGTGCACTACACCCAGTATTTTGACCAGGGCGGCCTCGGCCATACTCGGCAAGTATTGGATGAACTGTATCAGACGATGTACAGCAACGCGTCCGATCGCCTCACCACC is a window of Candidatus Saccharimonadales bacterium DNA encoding:
- a CDS encoding alpha/beta fold hydrolase, with product MTKKQITIPATGYSIQSDWHEGIDNKNILLTFVGFGSSKKSNSDFVAKVVSDTGMSALVVDLSGHGESPFDVNETMPAQHVLEATKAYDWIKANYPESAVHVMGTSYGGFVASYLSRFRAIHKLILRTPAIYEPKDFYTEHQYIDKIFVREYRRNTEALKKHPLFLQKPLATMSTLLIVHGEDKSVPHETTDVYEANFANETYVAKGFAHPFRDPSNPAEGVVKYYEIVANWLNK